One window of Camelina sativa cultivar DH55 chromosome 4, Cs, whole genome shotgun sequence genomic DNA carries:
- the LOC104780414 gene encoding expansin-like A1 produces the protein MGSFLYLVVVIFIIFSSSVNACDRCLHRSKASYFSSASALSSGACAYGSMATRFFAGHIAAATPSIHKDGAGCGACFQVRCKNPKLCSNKGTIVMVTDLNKSNQTDLVLSSRAFRAMAKPVAGADRDLLKQGIVDIDYQRVPCDYGNKNMNVRVEEASKQPNYLEIKLLYQGGQTEVVAIDIAEVGSSRWGYMSRSHGAVWTTDKVPTGALQFRFIVTGGYDGKMIWAQSALPANWEAGKTYDAGVQITDIAQEGCDPCDAHIWK, from the exons atGGGAAGCTTTCTCTACCTTGTTGtagtcatcttcatcatcttctcttcatCAGTTAACGCATGTGATCGATGTCTTCACCGTTCTAAAGCATCTTATTTCTCCTCTGCTTCTGCTCTCTCTT CTGGAGCTTGTGCTTATGGCTCTATGGCTACTAGATTCTTCGCCGGACACATTGCAGCGGCTACACCTTCAATCCACAAAGATGGTGCTGGTTGTGGAGCTTGCTTCCAAGTCAGATGCAAGAACCCTAAGCTGTGTAGCAATAAAGGAACCATTGTGATGGTCACAGACTTGAACAAGAGTAACCAAACCGATCTTGTCCTTAGTAGCAGAGCTTTTAGAGCTATGGCTAAACCTGTTGCTGGTGCTGACAGAGATCTTCTTAAACAAGGCATTGTCGACATTGATTACCAAAG AGTTCCTTGCGACTACGGGAACAAGAACATGAACGTGAGAGTGGAAGAAGCAAGCAAACAGCCAAACTACTTGGAGATAAAGCTTTTATACCAAGGAGGTCAAACAGAAGTAGTAGCCATCGACATTGCAGAAGTTGGATCATCACGTTGGGGTTACATGAGCAGAAGCCACGGAGCCGTGTGGACTACTGACAAAGTACCAACCGGAGCACTCCAGTTCAGGTTCATAGTTACAGGAGGCTACGACGGCAAAATGATTTGGGCTCAGAGTGCTCTACCAGCTAATTGGGAAGCTGGTAAGACTTATGACGCTGGTGTTCAAATCACAGACATTGCTCAAGAAGGTTGTGATCCCTGCGATGCTCACATCTGGAAGTAA
- the LOC104780413 gene encoding histone H2B.6 isoform X2, whose product MAPRAEKKPAEKKPASEKPVEEKSKAEKAPAEKKPKAGKKLPKEAGAGGDKKKKMKKKSVETYKIYIFKVLKQVHPDIGISSKAMGIMNSFINDIFEKLASESSKLARYNKKPTITSREIQTAVRLVLPGELAKHAVSEGTKAVTKFTSS is encoded by the coding sequence atGGCGCCGAGAGCAGAGAAGAAGCCAGCGGAGAAGAAACCAGCCTCCGAGAAGCCAGTAGAGGAGAAATCAAAAGCCGAGAAAGCTCCGGcggagaagaaaccaaaagccGGCAAGAAGCTCCCAAAAGAAGCTGGAGCTGGAGgcgacaagaagaagaagatgaagaagaagagcgtcGAGACGTACAAGATCTACATCTTCAAGGTTCTGAAACAAGTTCATCCAGATATTGGTATTTCAAGCAAAGCTATGGGGATTATGAACAGTTTCATCAACGATATCTTCGAGAAGCTCGCTTCGGAGTCGTCTAAGCTCGCTAGGTACAACAAGAAACCTACGATTACTTCTCGGGAGATTCAGACTGCTGTGAGACTTGTTCTCCCTGGTGAGCTCGCTAAACACGCTGTTTCTGAAGGAACCAAAGCTGTTACCAAATTCACCAGTTCTTGA
- the LOC104780413 gene encoding histone H2B.6 isoform X1, which translates to MAPRAEKKPAEKKPASEKPVEEKSKAEKAPAEKKPKAGKKLPKEAGAGGDKKKKMKKKSVETYKIYIFKVLKQVHPDIGISSKAMGIMNSFINDIFEKLASESSKLARYNKKPTITSREIQTAVRLVLPGELAKHAVSEGTKAVTKFTSS; encoded by the exons atGGCGCCGAGAGCAGAGAAGAAGCCAGCGGAGAAGAAACCAGCCTCCGAGAAGCCAGTAGAGGAGAAATCAAAAGCCGAGAAAGCTCCGGcggagaagaaaccaaaagccGGCAAGAAGCTCCCAAAAGAAGCTGGAGCTGGAGgcgacaagaagaagaagatgaagaagaagagcgtcGAGACGTACAAGATCTACATCTTCAAG GTTCTGAAACAAGTTCATCCAGATATTGGTATTTCAAGCAAAGCTATGGGGATTATGAACAGTTTCATCAACGATATCTTCGAGAAGCTCGCTTCGGAGTCGTCTAAGCTCGCTAGGTACAACAAGAAACCTACGATTACTTCTCGGGAGATTCAGACTGCTGTGAGACTTGTTCTCCCTGGTGAGCTCGCTAAACACGCTGTTTCTGAAGGAACCAAAGCTGTTACCAAATTCACCAGTTCTTGA